The following DNA comes from Deinococcus sp. NW-56.
ACCACCCGTGGCCTGAACGGAGCCCGCGAGATCGTCCGCAAGCGCGAGAGCCCCATGGCGAACGTGCTGGCCGACGCCGCGCTCGCCGCCGGACAGCGGGCCGGGGCGCAGATCGCCTTCGTGAACGGCGGCGGCGTGCGCTCCTCGATCGACGCGGGGCCGATCACCTTCGAGGAAGCGATCACCGTGCAGCCCTTCGGCAACACGCTGACGATCCTCGACCTCACGGGCGCCGAGATCAAACGGGCGCTGGAGCACGGCGTGGCGACCTGGAGCGAGAACAAGGGCCAGTTCCTGCACGTGTCCAGGGGCATGAGCTACACCTTCGACCTGTCCAAGCCCGCCGGAAGCCGCGTCACCTCGGTAACCCTGAACGGCCAGCCGCTGAGCGACACGCAGACCTACACGGTCGCCATGAACACCTTCACCGCCAACGGCGGCGACGGGTTCGACGTGTTCAAAGGTGCGAAGGGCCGCCGCCTGGACACCGGCACCCTCGACATCGACATTCTGGTGAACTACTTCAAGGCCAACCCCACCATCGACGCGCAGCCGGAAGGCCGCATCGTGCTGGTGAACGAGCCGAAGTAAGGGAAGAACCGGTCAGAGGGGGCGTGCCTGCGGGTACGCCCTTTTTTCATGGATGTGGTTATCAAATGTAAATCTGTTGACACCTCTATCATTCGCTTGTAAGCTTCAACGCATGACCGCCCTTGCGACCGCCAGCAAAAAACCCACCGCGCCCCCTGGGTGAGGTGAGTGCTGTCGTGAGACGCGTGCCCCGCCTGACCCGAGCAGGCGGGGCTTGTTTTGGCCCCTCCCCCATCCCCCCTATCCCCGGAGAGAGACATGACCCCAGCCCCACCTCGCCGCCCCCTGATCGTGGACACCACCCTGCGGGAAGGTGAGCAGTTCGCCGCCGCGCACTTCAGCTCCGAGCAGAAGGGGCGGCTGGCCCGCGCCCTCGACGCCTTCGGGGTGGAGTACCTCGAACACACCTCGCCCGTGGCCTCGCCGGGCAGCGAGCGCGACCTGCGGGCGCTGGTGGGGCTGGGGCTGAATGCCCGCGTGGTCACCCACGTCCGCTGTCACGAAGACGACGTGCGCCGGGCGCTGGACTGCGGTGTGGACGGGGTGAACCTTCTGTTCGGCACCTCGGCCGTGCTGCGGGAGGCCAGCCACGGACGGGGCGTGGAGGCGCTGCTGGCCGAGGCGCTCACGGCCATCCGACTCGCGCAGGGGGCGGGGGTGGAGGTGCGCTTCTCGTGCGAGGACGCCTTCCGTACCGAGACGGCCGACCTGCTGCGGATTTACACCGCCGTGGACGCCTGCGGAGTGGACCGGGTGGGCGTGGCCGACACGGTGGGGGTTGCCACCCCGCGCGAGGTGGAGCGGCTGGTGGGCACCGTGCGGGCGGCGGTGCGCTGCGACATCGAATTCCACGGGCACAACGACGGCGGCTGCGCGGTCGCCAACGCCGCTGCCGCGTTCGAGGCGGGGGCCACCCATCTCAACGTGACGGTGCTGGGCATCGGCGAGCGCAACGGGATCGCGCCGCTCTCGGGCCTGATCGCCCGGCTGTACCTCTCGAACCCGGCGCTGGTCGGCGCCTACGACCTCGCGGCGCTCCCTGCCCTGGACGCGCTGGTCGCGGAGATGGTGGGCGTGAATATCCCGTTCAACGCGTGCATCACGGGCGAGACGGCCTTTACGCATAAAGCCGGGCTGCACACCAATGCCGTGCTGCGCGAGCCACGCGCGTATGAGGCGCTGGACCCCGGCGTCTTTGGGCGCGAGCGGCACCTGCTGAGCGGGAGCCGTCTCACCGGGCGTCACGCCGTCGCCCACCGCGCCGCCGGGCTGGGCATTCACCTCGCTCCCGCCGACCTGCGCCGCCTGACTGCCGAGGTCAAGGCCGCCGCCGATGCCGGAGCGCTGGGGAATGCCGAGCTGGACGCGCTGATTCTCGCCTTCGCCCGGACGCTGCCCGTGCCCGCCGCCCTCGTCTCGAACGCCTGAAAGGACTTCCATGACCACTTCTCCCCAAACCCTCGCTGAACAAATTCTCTCGCACGCCTCTGGGCGCCGTGTCTACGCGGGCGAGGTCGTCACCTGCGCGGTGGACCTCGCGATGGTGCACGACTCCATCGCGCCCGCCGTGATTCGCATCCTGACCGGGGAGCTGGGCGCCGCGGGCGTGTGGGACCGCGAGCGGGTGGCCGTCGCCATCGACCACGTCGCGCCCGCCGCCACCATCCAGACCGCGACCGCGCAGGACGGGGTGCGGCGCTGGGCGCTGGAGCAGGACCTCCCCCACTTCTTCGAGACGGGCCGGGGCATCTGCCATCAGGTGATCCTGGAGGAGCGGCTGGCGCGGCCCGGCATGCTGGTCGTCGGCTCGGACTCGCACTCGACGGCGTACGGAGCGGCGGGGGCCTTCGGGACCGGGATGGGCGCGACCGACATCGCGCTCGCGCTGGCGACCGGGCAGACGTGGCTGCGGGTGCCGGAGACGGTGCTGATCCGCGCCCGTGGGGAACTGCGGCCCGGCGTCTCGGCCAAGGACGTGGCCCTCCACATCGCCCGCGAGCTGCGGGCCGACGGCGCGACCTACGAGGCCATTGAATACCACGGCTTCGATGCCTTCACCCTGGGCGAGCGCACCACCCTGACGAGCATGGCGGTGGAGGTCGGCGCCAAGGCCGGGATCGTGGCACCCACGGGTCCGGCGCTGGCCGAGTACGACGTGCCGGAGTGGTTCGGCGTGCAGCCCGGCGCGAGCTACCGCCGGGTGCTGGAGATCGACCTCGGCGCCCTGGAGCCGCAAGTCGCCGCCCCCAGCTTCGTGGACAACGTGACCGACCTGGACGAGGTGGCGGGCGGGGACCCCATCGCCGTGAATGTCGTGTACCTGGGCACCTGCACCAACGGGCGCCACGAGGACATGGCGGCGGCGGCCCGCATCCTGCGCGGGCGGCGGGTGGCGCGGGGGGTGCGGCTGATCGTGGTGCCCGCGTCGTCGCAGGCATTGGCGCAGGCGGCGGAGGACGGCACCCTCAGCGTGCTGCTGGAGGCGGGCGCGGCCATCGGCACGCCGGGCTGCGGCGCGTGCATCGGGCGGCACATGGGTGTGCTGGCTCCCGGCGACGTGTGCCTCTTTACCGGCAACCGCAACTTCCGGGGCCGGATGGGCAGCCCGGAAGCCCAGATCTACCTCGGCTCGCCGGAGGTGGCCGCCGCCACCGCCGTAACGGGGTACCTGACCGACCCCCGCACCCTGGCGCCCCTTTCCGCCTGATTCCCTTTCCGGAGGCCCTGCCATGACCCTGACCGCTCCCCCGACCCAAACCCCCCCCACCCTCACCGCCCGCGTCTGGCGCTTCGGCGCCGACGTGAACACCGACCAGATCGTGCCGGGACGCTTCGCCCCCTACATGACCTCGGAGGCGGAGCTGCGCAAGGCCCCCTTCATCGAGGCGCGGCCCGAGTTTGCGCCCACCGTGCAGCCCGGCGACCTGATCATCGCGGGCAACAACTTCGGCTGCGGGTCGTCGCGCGAGTACGCCCCGCAAGCGCTGAAGCTCGTGGAGGTCGGCGCGATCATCGCTCCGAGCTTCGCCCGCATCTTCTTCCGGAACGCCCTGAACCTCGGCATCCCCGTTTTCGAGGCCGACCT
Coding sequences within:
- the lysS gene encoding homocitrate synthase; protein product: MTPAPPRRPLIVDTTLREGEQFAAAHFSSEQKGRLARALDAFGVEYLEHTSPVASPGSERDLRALVGLGLNARVVTHVRCHEDDVRRALDCGVDGVNLLFGTSAVLREASHGRGVEALLAEALTAIRLAQGAGVEVRFSCEDAFRTETADLLRIYTAVDACGVDRVGVADTVGVATPREVERLVGTVRAAVRCDIEFHGHNDGGCAVANAAAAFEAGATHLNVTVLGIGERNGIAPLSGLIARLYLSNPALVGAYDLAALPALDALVAEMVGVNIPFNACITGETAFTHKAGLHTNAVLREPRAYEALDPGVFGRERHLLSGSRLTGRHAVAHRAAGLGIHLAPADLRRLTAEVKAAADAGALGNAELDALILAFARTLPVPAALVSNA
- a CDS encoding 3-isopropylmalate dehydratase large subunit is translated as MTTSPQTLAEQILSHASGRRVYAGEVVTCAVDLAMVHDSIAPAVIRILTGELGAAGVWDRERVAVAIDHVAPAATIQTATAQDGVRRWALEQDLPHFFETGRGICHQVILEERLARPGMLVVGSDSHSTAYGAAGAFGTGMGATDIALALATGQTWLRVPETVLIRARGELRPGVSAKDVALHIARELRADGATYEAIEYHGFDAFTLGERTTLTSMAVEVGAKAGIVAPTGPALAEYDVPEWFGVQPGASYRRVLEIDLGALEPQVAAPSFVDNVTDLDEVAGGDPIAVNVVYLGTCTNGRHEDMAAAARILRGRRVARGVRLIVVPASSQALAQAAEDGTLSVLLEAGAAIGTPGCGACIGRHMGVLAPGDVCLFTGNRNFRGRMGSPEAQIYLGSPEVAAATAVTGYLTDPRTLAPLSA
- a CDS encoding homoaconitate hydratase (catalyzes the formation of homoisocitrate from cis-homoaconitate) — its product is MTLTAPPTQTPPTLTARVWRFGADVNTDQIVPGRFAPYMTSEAELRKAPFIEARPEFAPTVQPGDLIIAGNNFGCGSSREYAPQALKLVEVGAIIAPSFARIFFRNALNLGIPVFEADLTELEDGERVHLDLETAVLYTGRGELRLPQPPAWMREVWQAGGIVPYYRTHGRFPGVPSAL